In one Mesorhizobium australicum genomic region, the following are encoded:
- a CDS encoding peroxiredoxin, whose translation MADLTEGGIPPDFELPKAGGGTGSLAEHAGRPLVLYFFCKDGGDACVNEAKDFSRLKREFDGIGVDVVGISPDGAKSKERFRAKHDVTVDLLSDETRQTAEDYGVWKEKSMYGRTYMGVERTTFLIDPEGRIARIWPKVRVAGHAEEVLDAARALGRAE comes from the coding sequence ATGGCTGATCTGACCGAAGGCGGCATCCCCCCGGACTTCGAGCTTCCGAAGGCGGGAGGCGGCACGGGATCCCTCGCGGAACACGCCGGCAGGCCGCTTGTCCTTTACTTCTTCTGCAAGGACGGTGGCGATGCCTGCGTCAACGAGGCGAAGGACTTCTCACGGCTCAAGCGCGAATTCGACGGCATCGGCGTGGATGTGGTCGGCATTTCGCCGGATGGCGCAAAGTCCAAGGAACGCTTTCGCGCCAAGCACGACGTCACGGTCGACCTGCTTTCCGACGAGACCCGGCAGACGGCCGAGGACTATGGTGTGTGGAAAGAAAAGAGCATGTACGGGCGGACCTACATGGGCGTCGAGCGCACGACGTTCCTGATCGATCCGGAGGGCAGGATCGCAAGGATCTGGCCAAAGGTCCGCGTCGCCGGCCATGCGGAGGAAGTTCTCGACGCGGCCAGGGCATTGGGCAGGGCCGAATAG
- a CDS encoding M23 family metallopeptidase — MSQSRQSAIFGKRKEPHTVIIARGDQIRHFTVRPWIAAVAGSALAAVAVGYLLATSYLVLRDDLIGATVARQARMQQAYEDRISSLRAQVDRITSRQLLDQQMMEEKVGELISRQQELAARQAKIGPLLDSAADLKTSSDETIPTPAPRPDVRAGLDATTHSTLAGFLPDLRAGSANLSAADNADRLFVSINQSLRSIEADQMDRLKSMTEKAYRTADAISNALEGAGLSIAKGYGTSSVGGPLVPLDQSMQFDAVVDELDEALTALDTVKEKARQLPISNPAPGKQVSSTFGVRKDPLLGTPALHAGMDFRATTGSSVRASGAGTVVTAGWNGGYGRMVEIDHGKGLTTRYAHMSKILVAVGDKIEAGDIVGRVGSTGRSTGPHLHYEVRRDGKPLNPLTFIKAGKAIAGLI, encoded by the coding sequence GTGAGCCAGTCCCGTCAGTCTGCAATATTCGGCAAGCGCAAGGAGCCGCACACCGTCATCATCGCCAGAGGCGATCAGATCCGCCACTTCACCGTCCGCCCGTGGATCGCCGCTGTGGCGGGATCCGCGCTCGCGGCGGTAGCGGTCGGATATCTCCTGGCGACATCCTATCTCGTCCTGCGCGACGACCTGATCGGTGCGACCGTTGCGCGGCAGGCGCGCATGCAGCAGGCCTACGAGGACCGCATATCCTCCCTGCGCGCCCAGGTCGACCGCATCACCAGCCGTCAGCTTCTGGACCAGCAGATGATGGAGGAGAAGGTCGGCGAACTGATTTCCCGCCAGCAGGAATTGGCTGCGCGCCAGGCCAAGATCGGACCGCTGCTCGACAGCGCGGCAGACCTGAAGACCTCTTCCGACGAGACCATTCCGACGCCCGCACCGCGGCCGGACGTCCGTGCCGGCCTCGATGCAACGACCCATTCCACGCTGGCAGGCTTCCTGCCCGACCTGCGCGCCGGAAGCGCGAATCTTTCGGCCGCCGACAATGCCGATCGCCTGTTCGTCTCCATCAACCAGTCGCTGCGCTCCATCGAGGCCGATCAGATGGATCGCCTGAAATCGATGACCGAAAAGGCCTACCGGACGGCCGACGCCATCTCCAACGCGCTGGAGGGCGCCGGCCTTTCGATTGCCAAGGGCTACGGCACGAGTTCAGTCGGCGGTCCGCTTGTCCCGCTCGACCAGAGCATGCAGTTCGACGCGGTGGTCGACGAACTTGACGAGGCCCTCACGGCGCTGGACACCGTCAAGGAGAAGGCGCGCCAGCTGCCGATATCGAATCCGGCGCCCGGCAAGCAGGTGTCCAGCACCTTTGGTGTCCGCAAGGATCCCCTTCTAGGAACCCCTGCCCTGCACGCCGGAATGGACTTTCGCGCGACGACGGGCTCGAGCGTGCGCGCCTCGGGAGCCGGCACCGTGGTCACCGCCGGCTGGAATGGGGGCTACGGGCGGATGGTTGAGATAGACCATGGCAAGGGCCTTACGACCCGCTACGCCCATATGAGCAAGATACTCGTCGCCGTCGGCGACAAGATCGAGGCCGGAGACATCGTGGGGCGGGTCGGCAGCACAGGCCGTTCCACCGGCCCGCATCTGCACTATGAGGTCCGCCGCGACGGCAAGCCACTCAATCCTCTGACATTCATCAAGGCCGGCAAGGCGATCGCCGGCCTGATTTGA